A single region of the Erythrobacter sp. HL-111 genome encodes:
- a CDS encoding F0F1 ATP synthase subunit gamma — protein MPSLKELKGRINSVKSTQKITKAKQMVAAAKLRRAQAAAEAARPYAERLAGVMASLAGRVSGDNAPRLLAGTGSDRRNLIIVVNTDKGLCGGLNANLVKAAKAKARDLLAQGKQIEFYLVGKKGRAPLKRDFAKEIGGGYDTSEVKTPGFAEADAIAAELIGLFEAGKFDVAHLIYPTFKSALVQDPTVIQLIPVPSPEGADAGAGSDGAIAEYEPGEEEILEELLPRYVKTQVFAALLEREASEQGASMTAMDNATRNAGELIKDLNIEYNRSRQAAITTELIEIIAGAEAL, from the coding sequence GTGCCCTCACTCAAGGAACTCAAGGGCCGGATCAACTCGGTCAAGTCGACCCAGAAGATCACCAAGGCCAAGCAGATGGTCGCCGCGGCGAAGCTGCGCCGCGCACAGGCCGCGGCGGAAGCCGCGCGTCCCTATGCCGAAAGGCTGGCGGGCGTCATGGCGAGCCTCGCGGGGCGCGTGTCGGGCGACAACGCGCCCAGGCTGCTCGCGGGGACGGGTTCGGACCGGCGCAACCTCATCATCGTGGTGAACACCGACAAGGGGTTGTGCGGCGGTCTCAACGCGAACCTCGTCAAGGCCGCCAAGGCCAAGGCGCGCGACCTGCTCGCGCAGGGCAAGCAGATCGAGTTCTATCTCGTCGGCAAGAAGGGCCGCGCGCCATTGAAGCGCGATTTCGCCAAGGAGATCGGCGGCGGCTATGACACGAGCGAGGTCAAGACCCCCGGCTTTGCCGAGGCCGACGCGATCGCGGCCGAACTGATCGGCCTGTTCGAAGCGGGCAAGTTCGATGTCGCGCACCTGATCTACCCGACCTTCAAATCGGCGCTGGTGCAGGACCCGACCGTCATCCAGCTCATCCCCGTCCCCTCGCCCGAAGGCGCGGACGCGGGCGCCGGCTCCGACGGGGCCATCGCCGAATACGAACCGGGCGAGGAGGAAATCCTCGAGGAACTGCTCCCGCGCTATGTCAAGACGCAGGTCTTCGCGGCCCTGCTCGAACGCGAGGCGTCGGAACAGGGCGCCTCGATGACCGCGATGGACAATGCGACCCGCAATGCGGGAGAACTCATCAAGGATCTCAACATCGAGTACAATCGCAGCCGCCAGGCCGCGATCACGACCGAGCTGATCGAGATCATCGCCGGCGCGGAGGCGCTCTGA
- the atpD gene encoding F0F1 ATP synthase subunit beta, giving the protein MATAPALNQTTNGTIAQVIGAVVDVQFEGELPPILTALETKNGDTTLVLEVAQHLGENTVRTIAMDGTDGLVRGQEVVNTGKQISVPVGPKTLGRIMNVVGEPIDELGPIGAEQTMPIHAPAPEFVDQSTEAAILVTGIKVIDLLAPYAKGGKIGLFGGAGVGKTVLIQELINNIAKGHGGVSVFAGVGERTREGNDLYHEFLDAGVIKADENGVATSEGSKVALVFGQMNEPPGARARVALSGLTMAEYFRDQEGQDVLFFVDNIFRFTQAGSEVSALLGRIPSAVGYQPTLATDMGNLQERITSTTKGSITSVQAIYVPADDLTDPAPATSFAHLDATTTLSRAISELGIYPAVDPLDSTSRVLEPRVVGQEHYEVARRVQETLQKYKSLQDIIAILGMDELSEEDKLTVARARKIQRFLSQPFHVAEVFTNIPGVFVQLEDTVKSFKAVVEGEYDHLPEAAFYMVGGIDQAVEKAARLAEDA; this is encoded by the coding sequence ATGGCCACCGCACCCGCATTGAACCAGACCACGAACGGCACCATCGCCCAGGTCATCGGCGCCGTCGTCGACGTCCAGTTTGAAGGCGAACTGCCGCCGATCCTGACCGCCCTGGAAACGAAGAACGGCGACACCACGCTCGTCCTCGAAGTGGCGCAGCACCTCGGCGAGAACACCGTGCGGACCATCGCGATGGACGGCACGGACGGGCTCGTGCGCGGGCAGGAGGTGGTCAACACCGGCAAGCAGATCAGCGTGCCGGTCGGGCCCAAGACGCTGGGCCGCATCATGAACGTGGTCGGCGAACCGATCGACGAACTCGGGCCGATCGGTGCCGAACAGACCATGCCGATCCACGCCCCCGCCCCGGAATTCGTCGACCAGTCGACCGAGGCGGCGATCCTCGTCACCGGCATCAAGGTCATTGACCTCCTCGCCCCCTATGCGAAGGGCGGCAAGATCGGCCTGTTCGGCGGCGCGGGCGTCGGCAAGACCGTGCTGATCCAGGAACTCATCAACAACATCGCCAAGGGCCACGGCGGCGTGTCGGTCTTCGCCGGCGTCGGCGAACGCACCCGCGAGGGCAACGACCTCTACCACGAATTCCTCGATGCCGGCGTGATCAAGGCCGACGAGAACGGCGTCGCGACGAGCGAGGGATCGAAGGTGGCGCTGGTCTTCGGCCAGATGAACGAGCCTCCGGGCGCGCGTGCCCGCGTGGCGCTGTCGGGCCTCACCATGGCCGAATATTTCCGCGACCAGGAAGGCCAGGACGTGCTGTTCTTCGTCGACAACATCTTCCGCTTCACCCAGGCGGGTTCGGAAGTGTCGGCGCTGCTCGGCCGCATCCCCTCGGCGGTGGGCTACCAGCCGACGCTGGCGACCGACATGGGCAATCTGCAGGAACGCATCACCTCGACCACCAAGGGCTCGATCACCTCGGTGCAGGCGATCTACGTGCCCGCGGACGACCTCACCGACCCGGCCCCGGCGACCTCCTTCGCGCACCTCGACGCGACCACCACGCTTTCCCGCGCGATTTCGGAACTCGGCATCTACCCCGCGGTCGACCCGCTCGATTCGACGAGCCGCGTGCTCGAACCGCGCGTCGTCGGCCAGGAACACTATGAAGTCGCGCGCAGGGTCCAGGAAACCCTGCAGAAGTACAAGAGCCTGCAGGACATCATCGCCATTCTCGGCATGGATGAACTGTCGGAAGAGGACAAGCTGACGGTCGCCCGCGCGCGCAAGATCCAGCGCTTCCTTTCGCAGCCCTTCCACGTCGCCGAGGTCTTCACCAACATCCCGGGCGTGTTCGTCCAGCTGGAAGACACGGTGAAGAGCTTCAAGGCCGTCGTCGAAGGCGAATACGACCACCTGCCCGAAGCGGCTTTCTACATGGTCGGCGGGATCGACCAGGCGGTCGAAAAGGCCGCCAGGCTCGCCGAGGACGCGTAA
- a CDS encoding ATP synthase F1 subunit epsilon, which produces MALHFELVTPAKLVRSEDVHMVVVPGAEGEFGVLEGHAPFVSTIRDGAVQVYKTEGAAPEVIEVRGGFAEVGANGLTVLAEQVEA; this is translated from the coding sequence ATGGCACTCCACTTCGAACTCGTCACCCCCGCCAAGCTGGTCCGTTCCGAGGATGTCCACATGGTCGTCGTCCCCGGTGCGGAGGGCGAATTCGGCGTGCTCGAGGGCCATGCGCCCTTCGTCTCGACGATCCGCGACGGAGCGGTGCAGGTCTACAAGACCGAAGGGGCCGCACCCGAAGTGATCGAGGTGCGCGGCGGCTTCGCCGAGGTTGGCGCGAACGGTCTCACCGTGCTTGCGGAGCAGGTCGAGGCCTGA
- a CDS encoding prolyl oligopeptidase family protein — protein sequence MTFTAVTDANAQNPADTAPGVPGPAEDPFIWLEEARSEEALDWVRAENERTLAALESDPRFEALKAEALAIFDSEDRIPFVSFRPDGLYNFWQDKQNPKGLLRRTTLESYRSNNPEWETVLDIDALAAEEGREWVYKGSTCLPPALNKCMIALSDGGEDATVMREFDTSTKRFVEDGFVIDEKSQGGVSWIDEDTLLVNRDFGEGTLTESEYPFTSRVWKRGTPLLEAEEIFRGEPSDVWAGASLLRDAAGTVQARTAFRGVSFHESLHYVWKDGEWIELDIPKKASPYGIVDGQLLFSTDVEWETDGQTFPADSLVAVDLEEWKADPNGAAKTLVWAPGERQTKQGGSITANALYVGLLDNVVGKVLRFDYADGEWTSEEVALPDNATVGIAASSKETDEVMFTVTDFLNPTTLYYSDGTGAPAVIKTSPAYFDQAGMEVEQHEATSKDGTKIPYFIVKPRGMELEGSTATLLTGYGGFQIARLPSYLGTTGKLWLERGGAYVLANLRGGGEFGPGWHQGAIRENKQRTWDDFIAVAEDLVERGFTSPEHLGIQGGSQGGLLVGTAFTQRPDLFGAAIVQIPLFDMLRFHLIGRGASWIGEYGDPRIPEQRAWIEDYSPYQMIREDEDYPAPFLWASTADDRTHPAHARKGAAKLKAQGHDYYYFEDITGGHSGGVDNEQRAKLQALQHVYLMQRLMDDRTGG from the coding sequence ATGACCTTTACCGCCGTGACCGACGCGAACGCGCAGAACCCCGCCGACACCGCTCCCGGCGTGCCCGGCCCCGCCGAAGACCCCTTCATCTGGCTCGAGGAAGCCCGCTCCGAAGAGGCGCTAGACTGGGTCCGCGCCGAGAACGAGCGCACGCTGGCCGCGCTGGAAAGCGATCCCCGCTTCGAGGCGCTGAAGGCCGAGGCGCTGGCGATCTTCGACAGCGAGGATCGCATCCCCTTCGTCTCCTTCCGCCCGGACGGCCTCTACAATTTCTGGCAGGACAAGCAGAACCCCAAGGGCCTGCTGCGCCGCACCACGCTCGAAAGCTATCGCAGCAACAATCCCGAATGGGAGACCGTGCTCGACATCGACGCGCTCGCCGCGGAAGAGGGCAGGGAATGGGTCTACAAGGGTTCGACCTGCCTGCCGCCGGCGCTCAACAAGTGCATGATCGCGCTGTCCGACGGGGGCGAGGACGCGACCGTCATGCGCGAATTCGACACCTCGACCAAGCGTTTCGTCGAAGACGGTTTCGTCATCGATGAAAAGAGCCAGGGCGGGGTTTCGTGGATCGACGAGGACACGCTGCTGGTGAACCGCGATTTCGGCGAAGGCACGCTGACCGAAAGCGAATATCCCTTCACCAGCCGGGTGTGGAAACGCGGTACGCCGCTGCTCGAAGCCGAGGAGATCTTCCGCGGCGAGCCTTCCGACGTGTGGGCGGGCGCGAGCCTGCTGCGCGATGCCGCCGGCACGGTGCAGGCGCGCACGGCCTTTCGCGGCGTGAGCTTCCATGAAAGCCTACACTACGTCTGGAAGGACGGCGAGTGGATCGAACTCGACATCCCTAAGAAGGCTTCGCCCTACGGCATCGTCGACGGGCAGCTCCTTTTCTCGACCGATGTCGAATGGGAAACGGACGGACAGACCTTCCCTGCCGACAGCCTGGTGGCGGTCGATCTGGAGGAATGGAAGGCCGATCCGAACGGCGCGGCCAAGACGCTCGTCTGGGCGCCAGGCGAACGGCAGACGAAGCAGGGCGGGTCGATCACCGCGAACGCGCTCTACGTCGGCCTGCTCGACAATGTCGTCGGCAAGGTGCTGAGATTCGATTACGCGGACGGCGAGTGGACGAGCGAGGAAGTCGCCCTGCCCGACAACGCGACGGTCGGGATCGCGGCAAGCTCGAAGGAAACCGACGAGGTGATGTTCACCGTCACCGATTTCCTCAACCCGACCACGCTCTACTATTCGGACGGGACCGGGGCGCCCGCGGTGATCAAGACTTCGCCCGCCTATTTCGACCAGGCCGGGATGGAGGTCGAACAGCACGAGGCGACCAGCAAGGACGGGACGAAGATCCCCTATTTCATCGTAAAGCCCAGGGGCATGGAACTGGAAGGCAGCACCGCGACGCTGCTGACGGGCTATGGCGGTTTCCAGATCGCGCGCCTGCCCTCCTATCTCGGCACGACGGGCAAGCTGTGGCTCGAACGCGGCGGGGCCTATGTGCTCGCCAACCTGCGCGGCGGGGGCGAGTTCGGGCCAGGCTGGCACCAGGGCGCGATCCGCGAGAACAAGCAGCGCACCTGGGACGACTTCATCGCCGTGGCCGAAGACCTGGTCGAACGCGGTTTCACGTCGCCGGAACATCTCGGCATCCAGGGCGGCTCGCAGGGGGGGCTCCTGGTCGGCACCGCCTTCACCCAGCGCCCGGACCTGTTCGGCGCTGCGATCGTGCAGATTCCGCTGTTCGACATGCTGCGCTTTCACCTGATCGGCCGCGGCGCCTCGTGGATCGGCGAATACGGCGACCCGCGCATTCCCGAACAGCGCGCCTGGATCGAGGACTATTCGCCCTACCAGATGATCCGCGAGGACGAGGACTATCCTGCGCCCTTCCTGTGGGCCTCGACCGCGGACGACCGGACCCATCCCGCCCATGCGCGCAAGGGCGCGGCCAAGCTCAAGGCGCAGGGGCATGATTACTATTACTTCGAGGACATCACCGGCGGCCATTCGGGCGGGGTCGACAACGAACAGCGCGCCAAGCTCCAGGCGCTCCAGCACGTCTACCTGATGCAGCGCCTGATGGACGATCGCACGGGCGGCTGA
- a CDS encoding heme-binding protein, protein MTPRFWIAAGGALVLAGAAVAYAQSQGTEEPDFTPVISDGAFELRDYPALVVAEITHSGTRQAASSRSFRRLAAYIFAQDRPAGGERIAMTTPLLQDRVARDEKIAMTAPVMQERVGGDSWRMRFVMPAKYTLDTLPRPPADIALSEIPARRMATVRFAGNGSPADLAEQEQRLAEWVEAQGLRPRGGFEYAFYNAPMVPGPLRRNEVMIAVEEDR, encoded by the coding sequence ATGACACCGAGATTCTGGATCGCCGCCGGGGGCGCGCTCGTCCTTGCAGGAGCTGCCGTGGCCTATGCCCAGTCGCAGGGCACCGAAGAGCCCGATTTCACCCCGGTGATTTCCGACGGGGCGTTCGAATTGCGCGACTACCCCGCGCTCGTCGTCGCAGAGATCACCCATTCCGGCACGCGCCAGGCCGCGAGTTCGCGCAGCTTCCGACGGCTCGCCGCCTATATCTTCGCGCAGGATCGGCCCGCGGGCGGGGAGCGGATCGCGATGACCACGCCCTTGCTGCAGGACCGTGTCGCGCGCGACGAGAAGATCGCGATGACCGCGCCGGTGATGCAGGAAAGGGTCGGCGGGGACAGCTGGCGGATGCGCTTCGTGATGCCGGCGAAATACACGCTCGACACGCTGCCGCGCCCGCCCGCCGACATTGCCCTGAGCGAAATTCCCGCCCGCCGGATGGCGACGGTGCGCTTCGCCGGGAACGGCTCGCCCGCGGACCTCGCCGAGCAGGAGCAGAGGCTCGCCGAATGGGTGGAGGCGCAGGGGCTGCGGCCGCGGGGCGGGTTCGAATACGCCTTCTACAACGCCCCGATGGTCCCCGGCCCGCTGCGCCGCAACGAGGTCATGATCGCGGTCGAGGAGGACCGCTGA
- a CDS encoding HNH endonuclease: MSEEETLACWLCARPIETRLQWHHPVPRSKKGRGTVPVHPICHKAIHANFTNAELARIGDDPETVRENPAIARFVAWVSTKPPDFHAPTRT, encoded by the coding sequence GTGAGCGAAGAGGAAACGCTCGCCTGCTGGCTCTGCGCGCGCCCGATCGAGACGCGGCTGCAATGGCACCATCCGGTCCCCAGATCGAAGAAGGGGCGCGGCACCGTCCCGGTGCACCCGATCTGCCACAAGGCGATCCACGCCAATTTCACCAATGCCGAACTCGCCCGGATCGGCGATGATCCCGAGACGGTCCGCGAAAACCCCGCGATCGCGAGGTTCGTGGCCTGGGTGAGCACCAAGCCGCCCGATTTCCACGCGCCCACTCGGACCTGA
- the glmU gene encoding bifunctional UDP-N-acetylglucosamine diphosphorylase/glucosamine-1-phosphate N-acetyltransferase GlmU, translating into MHDFAAIILAAGKGTRMKSDLHKVLHPIAGRPMLEHLMASVEELGAARQVVVVGAGREQIETALDGRAETCLQEPQLGTGHAVQQAQGVLEGFAGDVLVLYGDVPFVRAQTMRAMLDRLNGPDAPAVVVLGFEPEDPLAYGRIIADDDGAIVRMVEYRDADEGERACHLCNSGLMAAKAGDLFALLGRVGNDNAQGEYYLPDIVNIAIGEGRPCAVVITDDEDEVAGINSRSELARVEARWQAARRERAMADGASLTAPETVFFSWDTELGRDVTIEPNVVFGPGVTIADHVRIKAFCHIEGARIASGAQVGPFARLRPGTMMQEGSFVGNFVETKKAVLGKGAKASHLSYIGDATVGAHANIGAGTITCNYDGYFKYHTHIGERAFIGSNSALVAPVNIGPDAIVAAGSTVSRDVAAGELRMVRAEQLVKPGWADRFHDTMKKRREAGRKDKPDGQTHDR; encoded by the coding sequence ATGCACGATTTCGCCGCCATCATCCTCGCCGCGGGCAAGGGCACCCGCATGAAGAGCGACCTGCACAAGGTCCTCCACCCGATCGCCGGCAGGCCCATGCTCGAACACCTCATGGCCTCGGTCGAGGAACTGGGCGCGGCGCGGCAGGTGGTCGTGGTCGGCGCGGGGCGCGAACAGATCGAGACGGCTCTCGACGGGCGGGCGGAGACCTGCCTGCAGGAGCCGCAGCTCGGCACGGGCCACGCGGTGCAGCAGGCGCAAGGCGTGCTCGAGGGGTTCGCGGGCGACGTCCTGGTGCTCTATGGCGACGTACCCTTCGTGCGCGCGCAGACAATGCGCGCGATGCTCGATCGGCTGAACGGCCCCGATGCGCCCGCCGTCGTGGTGCTCGGATTCGAGCCCGAGGACCCGCTCGCCTATGGCCGGATCATCGCCGATGACGATGGCGCGATCGTCAGGATGGTCGAATACAGGGACGCCGACGAGGGCGAGCGCGCCTGCCACTTGTGCAATTCGGGGTTGATGGCGGCGAAGGCGGGCGACCTCTTCGCGCTGCTCGGGAGGGTCGGCAACGACAACGCGCAGGGCGAATATTACCTCCCCGACATCGTCAACATCGCCATCGGAGAGGGCAGGCCCTGCGCGGTCGTGATCACCGATGACGAGGACGAGGTCGCGGGCATCAATTCGCGCTCCGAACTCGCCCGGGTGGAGGCGCGCTGGCAGGCCGCCCGGCGCGAACGCGCGATGGCCGACGGCGCGAGCCTTACCGCGCCCGAGACGGTCTTCTTCAGCTGGGACACCGAACTGGGCCGCGATGTCACGATCGAACCGAATGTCGTCTTCGGCCCCGGCGTGACGATCGCGGACCATGTCCGCATCAAGGCCTTCTGCCACATCGAAGGCGCCCGGATCGCCAGCGGTGCCCAGGTCGGCCCCTTCGCCCGCCTGCGACCCGGCACGATGATGCAGGAGGGCAGCTTCGTCGGCAACTTCGTCGAGACCAAGAAGGCGGTGCTGGGCAAGGGCGCGAAGGCGAGCCACCTTTCCTATATCGGCGATGCCACGGTCGGCGCGCACGCCAATATCGGCGCGGGCACGATCACCTGCAATTACGACGGCTATTTCAAGTACCACACCCACATCGGCGAACGCGCCTTCATCGGATCGAACAGCGCGCTGGTGGCCCCCGTCAACATCGGCCCCGACGCGATCGTCGCTGCCGGTTCGACCGTCAGCCGCGACGTCGCGGCGGGCGAGCTTCGCATGGTCCGCGCCGAACAGCTGGTCAAGCCGGGCTGGGCGGACCGCTTTCACGACACGATGAAGAAAAGGCGCGAGGCGGGCCGCAAGGACAAGCCGGACGGGCAGACGCATGACAGGTGA